A region of Anolis sagrei isolate rAnoSag1 chromosome 2, rAnoSag1.mat, whole genome shotgun sequence DNA encodes the following proteins:
- the LOC132766182 gene encoding zinc finger protein 585A-like encodes MASKALSRCPFVQDLEERATTETPDPLIWGLTGGSQGNLVRVSFAEVVVLFSKAEWGLLGPEQRRLYKEVMMENYGLTASLGSPKPALISRLEDGGDPFDLGSMDGDSPAGGDEEENMFPPEATRHKAGKDRLGSEPNVQRDRSKKGKKKPSTSQRAKNSETQDPPESHHQACPVCGKLFRFKSQFVIHWRVHSGEKPYKCTDCGKSFGQLSCLHSHQKLHSGKPYKCLECGKSFIKRSALTIHERVHTGEKPYQCMECRKSFTANSALVVHQRKHTGDGHYQCVECGMNFTANCALRIHQRKHVGEKPYQCTECETSLPNKKAFTRHQRTCRGDKPYKCMECGKSFRWSHNLRSHQRTHTGEKPHRCMFCGKGFIDSGSCIKHQRIHTGEKPYKCMECGKAFVSSGSCLKHERTHTGEKPYPCAECGRRFTQRESLYAHQRTHVGEKPFKCLECGKSFSQSSHLTLHQRTHTGEEPRQCKECGNGLCDCSTLQEATHTGDQPYKCVECGMSCRKGECASRQRSHVGERPYQCVECGRSFNQRESLHAHQRTHTGEKPFRCSECGKGFNQSGNLTLHRRTHTGEKPYQCTECGKRFSNRSTLKMHERIHTGERPYKCVECGKSFSRSEILIVHQRTHTGEKPFKCTDCGKSFSRSGSLTVHQRIHTGEKPFKCLECGKGFNRSRNLAVHQKSHAGEKPCADCGTSGHPKGECTSRPKTFTGEKPHKCTECGKDFSERGLWLKHQRTHTGEKPYKCMECGKTFGDSESCIAHERTHTGEKPHECMECGRRFTQRGSLHLHQRTHTGEKPFKCMECGKSFSQSGNLTLHQRTHTGEKPFQCMECGKGFTNGSSLKVHQRTHTGEKPYKCLECGKGFIDSGSCTRHQKTHSGEKPQKGSRWPGSLNSPASTALSDANLLPETIGHDL; translated from the exons ATGGCTTCGAAGGCCCTCTCCAGATGTCCTTTTGTTCAGGATTTGGAGGAAAGGGCCACAACGGAGACCCCTGACCCCCTTATTTGGGGTCTCACTGGAGGATCTCAAGGGAACCTG GTCCGTGTCTCCTTTGCGGAGgtggtggtgctcttctccaagGCGGAGTGGGGCCTCTTGGGTCCGGAGCAGAGGCGTCTCTACAAGGAGGTCATGATGGAGAACTACGGCCTCACTGCCTCCCTGG GATCCCCGAAGCCGGCCCTCATTTCCCGCCTGGAGGATGGAGGAGACCCCTTCGACCTGGGATCGATGGACGGGGACAGCCCTGCAG GAGGTGACGAGGAAGAAAACATGTTTCCCCCAGAGGCAACcaggcacaaagcaggaaaagacAGATTAGGAAGTGAACCGAATGTCCAAAGGGACCGAtccaagaaaggaaagaagaagccaTCGACTTCTCAGAGGGCCAAGAATAGTGAAACCCAGGACCCTCCGGAAAGTCACCACCAAGCGTGTCCTGTCTGCGGGAAGCTGTTCAGATTTAAATCTCAGTTCGTTATCCACTGGAGAGTCCACTcaggggagaagccctacaaATGCACAGACTGTGGGAAGAGCTTTGGCCAGCTCTCGTGCTTACATTCGCACCAAAAGCTCCACTCCgggaaaccctataaatgcctggaatgtggaaagagctttatcAAAAGGTCTGCCCTTACAATACAtgaaagagtccacacaggagagaaaccgtaTCAGTGCATGGAGTGCAGGAAGAGCTTCACGGCAAATTCCGCTCTTGTGGTACATCAGAGGAAACACACAGGAGACGGGCATTATCAGTGCGTGGAATGTGGAATGAACTTCACGGCTAACTGTGCCCTGAGAATCCATCAGAGGAAGCACGTAGGAGAGAAACCGTATCAGTGCACAGAATGCGAAACGAGTCTCCCTAATAAGAAAGCCTTCACTAGGCACCAAAGAACTTGCCGAGGGGATAAACCctacaaatgcatggaatgtgggaagagcttcaggtGGTCCCACAATCTGCgttcgcatcaaaggactcacacaggggagaaaccccaTCGATGCATGTTTTGCGGCAAAGGGTTTATCGATAGCGGCTCATGTATTAAAcaccaaaggatccacacaggggagaaaccctataaatgtatGGAGTGTGGGAAGGCCTTTGTGAGCAGTGGGTCGTGTCTGAAACAcgaaaggacccacacaggggagaaaccctatccgTGCGCAGAATGTGGGAGGAGGTTCACTCAGCGGGAAAGTCTGTAcgcacatcaaaggactcatgtCGGAGAGAAGCCGTTcaagtgcttggagtgtgggaagagtttcAGCCAGAGTAGCCACCTGACTTTACACCAGAGAACTCACACGGGAGAGGAACCACGTCAGTGCAAAGAGTGTGGAAATGGATTGTGCGATTGCAGTACTTTGCAGGAAGCAACCCACACAGGGGATCAACCTTATAAATGCGTGGAGTGTGGAATGAGCTGCAGAAAGGGGGAATGCGCTAGCCGTCAAAGAAGCCACGTCGGGGAGCGACCCTATCAATGCGTGGAATGTGGAAGGAGCTTCAATCAACGCGAAAGCCTCCATGCGCATCAGAGGACCCACACCGGAGAGAAACCATTCAGGTGCTCGGAATGTGGGAAAGGCTTCAACCAGAGTGGCAACCTGACTCTGCACAGGAGAACCCACACCGGGGAAAAACCGTACCAGTGCACCGAGTGCGGAAAGCGGTTCAGTAACCGCAGCACATTGAAGATGCATGAAAGGATCCACACTGGGGAGCGGCCTTATAAATGcgtggagtgtgggaagagcttcagccGGAGCGAGATTCTGATTGTACACCAAAGGACCCACaccggggagaaaccctttaaatgcacggattgtgggaagagcttcagtcGGAGCGGAAGCTTGACGGTGCATCaacggatccacacaggggagaaaccgttCAAATGCTTGGAATGTGGGAAGGGCTTCAATCGGAGCAGGAACCTGGCTGTACACCAAAAAAGCCACGCAGGGGAGAAACCTTGCGCGGATTGTGGAACGAGTGGCCATCCTAAAGGAGAATGCACAAGCCGTCCAAAAACATTCACAGGGGAGAAACCCCACAAATGCACGGAGTGTGGAAAGGACTTCAGCGAACGCGGTTTGTGGCTCAAACACCAACgaactcacacaggggagaaaccgtacaaatgtatggaatgtgggaagACCTTTGGAGATAGCGAGTCATGTATCGCACATGAAAGGACgcacacgggggagaaaccacATGAGTGCATGGAATGCGGGAGGAGGTTCACCCAGCGTGGGAGCCTCCATTtgcatcaaaggacccacacgggagagaagcccttcaaatgcatggagtgtgggaagagcttcagccaGAGTGGGAACCTTACTCTGCACcagagaacccacacaggggagaagcccttcCAGTGCATGGAGTGCGGGAAAGGCTTCACGAATGGCAGCTCGTTGAAGGTGCATCAgcggacccacacaggggagaagccttataaatgcctggaatgcgGGAAGGGTTTCATTGATAGTGGGTCATGCACTAGGCATCAAAAAACTCACTCGGGGGAGAAGCCACAAAAGGGTTCCAGGTGGCCGGGATCACTCAACTCCCCTGCATCAACAGCTTTGTCGGATGCCAATTTGCTTCCGGAGACAATTGGCCATGACTTATAA